The following are encoded in a window of Panicum virgatum strain AP13 chromosome 5N, P.virgatum_v5, whole genome shotgun sequence genomic DNA:
- the LOC120673842 gene encoding putative pentatricopeptide repeat-containing protein At1g64310: MRGNLPSAAAAAATAASSNGAALPLSFSHTKQLHARLILASASHADLRLLLLRSYAARGDLASARRLLDEAPRPASPLLYNALIRAHALCLDLPAALAHFARMRRSATPPDARTFACVLRACADCSRPGAVKVVHGVASSRGMCPHPIVGSALVSGYAKLGLLDDARRVFDGLREPDLVLWNSMMSAYSYRGMWHDGLQMFLAMRRAGEQPDGYSMVALVSCFWDLEALTFGQAVHGLCVKGGFDSGHHMRSALVSMYMRCGCMESGQSLFHNLPDADLVTWSSLITGLVQTGKYLESFDLFRQMCFTGRRPDRILIASVLSACASTTAISCTREVHCYVLRLGADRDIRVSSSLMDAYAKCGFAELGYFVFCQIPNKNSVMYNTVISNLGSHGFATKAIEVLDEMVNDDLRPDSATFSALLAACCHVGNLEEGWKLFRRMRDEFEIVVEMEHYVYMVRLLAMFGQLKEAYDLIQTMHIQPDCGVWGALLWGCCVHRDSSLGRIVAEKLFEFNPDKAAYRVLLSNLYASQEMWWDAEEIRDELSKEEMYKNTGISWVGEVKK, encoded by the coding sequence ATGCGCGGGAACCTCCcgtccgccgctgccgctgccgccaccgccgcgtccaGCAATGGTGccgccctccctctctccttctccCACACGAAGCAGCTCCACGCGCGCCTCAtcctcgcctccgcctcccacgccgacctccgcctcctcctcctccgctcctACGCCGCGCGAGGCGACCTCGCCTCGGCCCGCCGCCTGCTGGACGAGGCGCCCCGTCCGGCCTCGCCGCTCCTCTACAACGCGCTCATCCGCGCCCACGCCCTCTGTCTCGACCTCCCCGCGGCGCTCGCGCACTTCGCCCGCATGCGCCGCTCCGCCACCCCGCCCGACGCGCGCACCTTCGCCTGCGTCCTCCGCGCCTGCGCCGACTGCTCGCGCCCGGGCGCCGTCAAGGTCGTCCATGGCGTCGCGTCATCCCGCGGCATGTGCCCGCATCCGATCGTGGGGAGCGCGCTCGTCAGCGGGTACGCGAAGCTTGGCCTCTTGGACGATGCTCGCCGCGTGTTCGATGGATTGCGTGAGCCGGACTTGGTTCTCTGGAACTCCATGATGTCTGCGTATAGTTACCGGGGGATGTGGCATGATGGTCTGCAGATGTTTTTGGCAATGCGGAGAGCTGGGGAGCAGCCGGATGGGTATTCAATGGTTGCCTTAGTCTCATGCTTCTGGGACCTGGAGGCACTTACATTTGGTCAAGCGGTTCACGGATTGTGTGTCAAAGGGGGTTTTGACTCCGGGCACCATATGAGAAGTGCACTTGTTTccatgtacatgagatgtgggTGCATGGAATCTGGCCAAAGCTTGTTTCATAACTTGCCAGATGCGGATTTAGTTACCTGGTCATCACTGATTACTGGACTAGTGCAAACTGGCAAGTACTTGGAGTCATTTGATTTGTTTCGACAAATGTGCTTTACTGGGAGAAGGCCTGACAGAATATTGATTGCTAGTGTTCTGTCAGCATGTGCTTCTACAACTGCTATCAGTTGTACCAGGGAGGTCCATTGTTATGTGCTCAGGCTTGGAGCCGATAGGGACATTAGAGTCTCATCTTCACTAATGGATGCCTATGCAAAATGTGGTTTCGCTGAGCTCGGATATTTTGTGTTCTGCCAAATACCTAATAAGAACTCAGTCATGTACAACACGGTCATATCAAACCTTGGATCTCATGGTTTTGCAACTAAGGCCATTGAAGTCCTTGATGAGATGGTCAATGATGACCTCAGGCCTGATAGTGCTACCTTCTCTGCTTTACTTGCTGCTTGTTGTCATGTGGGAAACTTGGAGGAGGGATGGAAGTTGTTCAGGAGAATGAGGGATGAGTTTGAGATAGTGGTTGAAATGGAGCACTATGTGTACATGGTGAGGCTTCTCGCAATGTTTGGCCAGCTGAAGGAGGCATATGATCTTATACAAACAATGCACATACAACCAGATTGTGGTGTGTGGGGTGCATTGCTTTGGGGTTGCTGTGTCCATCGTGATTCCAGCCTTGGCAGGATTGTTGCTGAAAAGCTTTTTGAATTCAATCCAGACAAAGCTGCTTATAGGGTCCTGCTCTCAAACCTTTATGCCTCACAAGAGATGTGGTGGGATGCTGAGGAGATTAGGGATGAATTGTCAAAAGAAGAAATGTATAAGAACACAGGGATAAGTTGGGTTGGTGAAGTAAAGAAATGA
- the LOC120675987 gene encoding lysM domain receptor-like kinase 3 has protein sequence MAKLGSLFFLTLFLQHHHTSASLIDRRSVASTAEWQPMHCNAVPINPSCNSFLYVTPEGRNLSEIVSVFSGNQSLIKPIKRLSGSEDLLVGVSCMCEAINDTLSAFFHDTQYKVEQGNTPDTVKINKFSGLAMNIGDGKVLITNETITVHLPCGCSPTASDGVLSYAVQEEDTLSTIASVFGSSSQDILNLNPSVTNPDFIKPGWILFIPMGVTGSSKKKIGSLSIIMAASISAAVLLLCVFTVILRIKRRSSQLNVEAPEIKMERAPSNTSIAALESRFFPSMRITDIDPFQTERPVIFSLKVVGDATANFDEKRKIGEGGYGSVYLGFIGAHEIAVKKMKASKSKEFFAELKVLCKVHHINVVELIGYAAGDDHLYLVYEYVQNGSLNDHLHDPLLKGHQLLSWTARTQIALDAARGIEYIHDHTKACYVHRDIKTSNILLDNGLRAKVADFGLVKLVQRSDEEECVATRLVGTPGYLPPESVLELHMTTKSDVYAFGVVLAELITGLRALIRDNKEVNKMKSLIAIMRKAFKSEDLENSLETIIDANLKDNYPIEEVCKMANISMWCLSEDPMNRPEMRDIMPTLSQIHLTSIEWEASLGGDGEVFSGVSNGR, from the exons ATGGCCAAACTTGGTTCCCTGTTCTTCCTCACCTTGTTTCTGCAACACCACCATACCAGCGCTTCTTTGATTGATAGGCGAAGTGTAGCATCAACTGCAGAATGGCAACCCATGCACTGCAATGCTGTGCCCATCAACCCTTCATGCAACTCATTCCTCTATGTCACTCCTGAAGGGCGTAACTTGTCAGAGATAGTCTCTGTCTTCAGTGGGAATCAATCTCTCATCAAGCCTATCAAGCGACTCTCTGGTTCAGAGGACCTGTTGGTGGGTGTGTCGTGCATGTGTGAGGCTATCAACGACACCCTGAGTGCTTTTTTTCATGACACTCAATACAAAGTGGAGCAGGGCAATACACCTGACACTGTCAAGATCAACAAATTTAGTGGGCTTGCGATGAATATTGGTGACGGCAAGGTACTGATTACAAATGAGACGATTACAGTTCACCTTCCATGTGGCTGTTCCCCAACAGCATCAGATGGAGTCTTGTCCTATGCAGTACAGGAGGAAGATACCCTGAGCACTATTGCAAGCGTGTTCGGATCAAGTTCACAAGATATCTTAAACTTGAATCCAAGTGTAACGAATCCTGATTTCATCAAACCAGGCTGGATCTTGTTTATCCCGATGGGAGTTACTGGTTCTTCTAAGAAAA AGATTGGTAGTTTGTCAATCATCATGGCAGCATCCATATCAGCTGCAGTACTGCTCCTCTGTGTGTTCACTGTCATCCTTCGCATCAAAAGGAGGTCTTCTCAGCTCAATGTTGAAGCGCCAGAGATTAAAATGGAGAGAGCTCCCAGCAACACAAGCATTGCTGCTCTGGAGAGCCGTTTCTTCCCTTCCATGAGAATAACAG ATATTGATCCATTTCAAACAGAGAGGCCTGTGATTTTCAGCTTGAAAGTAGTTGGAGATGCTACTGCAAATTTCGATGAGAAAAGAAAGATTGGTGAGGGAGGTTATGGAAGTGTTTACCTTGGTTTCATAGGAGCACAT GAAATTGCAGTTAAGAAGATGAAAGCAAGCAAATCAAAGGAGTTCTTTGCAGAGCTAAAAGTTCTTTGCAAAGTGCATCATATAAACGTG GTTGAGTTGATTGGTTATGCTGCTGGGGATGATCACCTGTACCTTGTTTACGAATATGTCCAGAATGGTTCACTTAATGATCATCTACACGATCCATTGCTGAAAG gtCACCAGCTTCTTTCGTGGACTGCAAGAACACAGATAGCATTGGATGCAGCACGTGGTATTGAGTATATCCATGACCATACAAAGGCCTGCTATGTGCATCGTGACATCAAAACTAGCAATATTCTGCTCGATAATGGATTAAGAGCTAAA GTTGCAGATTTTGGGCTAGTGAAGCTCGTTCAGCGCAGCGATGAAGAAGAATGTGTGGCGACTCGTTTAGTTGGAACACCAGGCTACCTTCCGCCTGA ATCAGTTCTTGAACTTCACATGACTACCAAGTCTGACGTGTACGCATTTGGAGTAGTTCTTGCAGAGCTCATCACTGGACTCCGTGCCCTTATACGGGATAATAAAGAAGTTAATAAGATGAAGTCACTAATCGCCATT ATGAGGAAAGCCTTCAAATCAGAAGATCTAGAGAACTCATTGGAGACAATTATAGATGCCAACTTGAAGGACAACTACCCCATTGAAGAAGTGTGCAAG ATGGCAAACATTTCAATGTGGTGCCTAAGTGAGGATCCAATGAACCGGCCTGAAATGAGGGACATTATGCCAACTCTTTCTCAAATCCATCTGACCTCAATCGAGTGGGAAGCGTCACTTGGAGGTGATGGTGAAGTATTTAGCGGTGTTTCCAACGGCAGATGA